Within the Pseudomonas putida genome, the region AGGCTCGCCGGGTTGCCAGGGCCGAACGGCAACCCGCGCCCCAAGCCATCGTAAAGGTGGAACTGCCCGTCTTTACGCACCACGATCCTGCGCACGAAAGGGTCAACAGCGGTGCCAACGGCCTTTAGCAGCCGCCCGTGCGGGCCGGTATCGCGCAACTCGATGCTCAGCGCCTCGCAACTCACGCCTGCGTTGTTTTCCATCTCGCCCTGAAGCAGGGTGAGCGCCAGTTGGCCAGTGTCGTTGCAATAGCTGGCGGGCAGGTAAAGCCCCTCGAGCGTACGATTCAACCTGGCCAAGCGCAGCAGGGAGCGGGCTTTGTTCGCCAGCCCCAGCGTCACGTGCCCAGCTGACGTCGCCACGAAGCGTTCACCCTCGCTGGCCTGGGTGGCCAGTGCCTGCGCATAGGCTTGCGGTAAACCGGCGAAGTCACGTTTTATCAAGGGCAGCAGGGCGTCGTCGACAGCCGGTGGCGTGCTCAGTTGTTCGAGAAGAGGCCCCTGCAGCGCAGCGCGCTGACGCAACAGGACATCGATGTCGGTACTGGCGGAACGGGCCTGGCACCACTCCAGCAATGCATTGTCCTGTGTGGCCAGCGAGTAGCTGGCCAGGCGCGTGAAGAACGACTCGATACGTGCATGGGCCTCGAAGCGCCGCAACGTCTCACGCAGGTTTACAGGCGCCGGCCGGTTTTCGACCAGCACGCCCCGCAACTCCTCGGCATCCATACCGGCAACCCGCAGCACTTGCGCCGCCTGCTGTGCATCAATGACCGGATGCTGCGGCCACAGGGTGTCGAGCATCCAGCGCACGTCGCTCCAGCGTTGCGGCTGGTCGCGCAGCAGTCGCCAGCCGCGCTCGCCGTTGTGCAGTACCGTTGGCCCGTACGCCTTGTCCACGCCAGGATGACGCAAGCGGTATGGGGCTTCAGGCTCACTGCGCTGTACTTCATAGTAACGCTGGCCCCTGCGCATCCAGCGCCTGTTGCCATCGCCATAGAGGCCATCGTCACGCAGGGCGATGGTGCCGGGATTGGACGCGTAGGCGGTGATGTCATCGGAACACAACAGGCCACGCCGTCCCCCCACGTTCACAGGCTGCAAGCCATCGACAAAGCTGCTGCGCAGAAAACTCACGGCGGCGGCGGTCACCCCTGTGGCAGCCACTGTCTCGGCGACCCCCAGCATGTGTTCCAGAGCCTCGTGCTGATGCCCCCGGACCCAGTCCTCGACGCCCTCGAAGACTTCGCCAAGCGTCTGCGCCACCAGTTGGCCCAGCAGCAGCGCGCCGACGACAGGGATGAACAGCCCAGCCAGGTTGAACAAGTCAAGGCCGGCAGCATGCCAGGCCGCATGGCGAGCGCGGGCGGCAGCCGTATCAGCGTCTGCTGTGGGTACCAGTAACAGCCTGGCATCGTCCTTGACTCGCTGCAGCTGTTGCGCGGCCAGCGCGGCGAACAGGTCGCCAGGCGCAGTAGCGCCCTTGAGGGCCAGATCGGGCCTTGCATCCCTGAGGCGTCCGCTGAGCACACCTGCGACGCTTGCCCGATGCCGCAAGCTGATGAGCTGAAGGAAATAGTCCCGGTAGGCCTTCTCTTGCAAGGCTGCAACCATCGCAGTGTTCATCGCCTCGGTGGAGTCGAAGCGGCGAAGGGCCTGCACCGGATCACTGGGCAGGTAGACGACCACACCCCGATCATTGCCCACACCGTCGCGCAAGCGAATGAACAGCCCGTCAGCCACGCGTTGGCCCAACATCTCCAGCAAGCCGGGGTAACCGTGCAGACCCGAGTCGGGATGGGCACCACCCCCCTCAACCATCTTGCGCAAGGCTTGCTGCACCTGCTCGTCGATATCACCCTTGAGGGTTGCGACCTGCGCAGCCAGTGCCAGGCCCGAACGCTTGTCCTGGGCAAGAATGTCTTGGGTGGTGGCACTGAAAATACGCTGCAGCTCGGTCTGGTAGAGCTGGCCGACATCCAGCGCACGGCACGTCTCAACCAGTTGCTCGGGCGTGCCGGTCAACAGAGTGTCCCGCCCAGGGGGGACGAGCCCGGTACCCTGAAAAAACGATTCGTCAGGGCCGAAGTTACTCATGAGCCTGAGCAATCCATTCTGCCGAGCCGCCGAGTAACGGTAAGTCTGCTGGAATGTTCCGGGCAGTGTGCCGATGCGCGGCGATACCTGCAGCCACTCCAGCCCTGCCAGGGTCATGCCTGCGGGCAGCGGCTTGATCAGCACTGCGGACAGGTGTTTCTCGGCGAACTGCTGCAGAGGCTCGAGGGTCAACGTGAGCCCGCGAAGACGGGCCTGGCTGGCGTGGTGGGCGTTGAGGCTGGCGCGCAGGGCGGCGATCTGAGGCTGACTGGCCCGTTTGAGCCAGTCGGGTAGCCTGGCAGCGATGAAGGCATCGGTTGCTTGTTCATGGCGGGTAACAGGGTTCAAGGCGATGGAAGTCATGGGTGTGCCGGGAGCAAAAGATGGGGCTGGCATGCTCGCCAACCGGCACTGGGCAAGGCATGAGGAAATACCACCGTAGCCACCGCCTGAGGTCGCAGTGGCGCCCTTTCAGCCTGCCGCGCCCCGAGCCAGGATCAGCGCACGGTAATGCCCGGGGTTGCAGCCGAACCACTTGCGAAACGCCTTGTAGAACGAACTGCCGTCGGCAAAACCAAGGCGCTCGGCGATTTCCCCCATGGGCGCTTCGGCCTGGCTCAACCAGGCGATGGCCAGCTCACGCCGGACGCTGTCCTTGAGTACCTGGTAGCTCTGCCCCTCCTCCGCCAGTCGACGGCGCAAGGTTGACGGCGACAGGCACAAATCCCGTGCCAGGGCGTCGGCATCCGGCCAATGGGACGGGTCCAGTTGCAGCAGGTCGCTGCGGATGCGCCACGCCAGGCTGGCCGGATCACGGTACTTGACCAGGATGTTGCCAGGCGCTTCGGCCAGAAAGCGCTGCAGGTCCTCGGGGCTGCGGCGCAGTGGCACGTCAAGGCAATCGGCACTGATGATCATGCGGGTGCGCGGCCGCTCGAACTGCAGGTTCTGCGAGAACATCACCCGGTAATCGTCGCAGTACGGCGGCTCGGCACAGCGCAGCTCGATGGCCAGGATGGCAATGCGTCGCCCGGCCAGCCAGCAGGCCACGCCATGCACGATCATCCAGAAGGTGAAATAGGTGAACGCCCGCCGTGGGAGGTCGCGCGGCTCATTGATGACAATCTCGGCCAGGCCCTGCTGGCGCACCAGGCTCGGCTGCAGGTCCTCGAGCATCAGCGAAAGAAACGCCAGCGCGGTTTCCAGGCCCTCGCCCAAGGTTGGCTGAGCCATGCTTGCCCGGCACAGGAACGCCAGGCTGCCGCTGCGCAGGCCGCGCGGGTCCATGGCAAAGAATTCATCGTTGCAGCGCCGCGCCAGCAACCGCCAGAGCCGGGCATAGGCCTGGGCACTGACCCGTGCATCCGGGGCCTGCAACTGCCCGGCGTCGATACCGGCACGGGCCAGCAGCGGCGCATCCGGCTCACCCGCCGGGCAGGTCTGCAACAAGGCCTCACGCACCAGTTGCATGGAAATGGTGTCTTTCTCGCTCATCTGCAGTCCATCAGGTTATGCCGGCATCTCGGCCCGGCTCAAAGGCTGGCCGCCAGGCCCAGGAATGCCTGGATCAAGCGTAACTCACGGCGCCGCTCCAGGCAGCCAACCATGTGCTGGTTGACCAGGCCCTGGCCGCCTAACGGTCGCGCCACCACCCGGGGGTCGTTGGCCACTTCGGTAGACGACACCACGCCGATGCCCAGTTGCGATGCGACTGCCTCGGTGACCGCCTCACGGCTGTCCAGCTCCAGCTGCACCCGGGGCTGCACGCCAGCTGTAGCGCAGGCCTTGTCGAAGGTGCGCCGGGTAGTGGAGCTGGGTTCGCGCAGCACCATGATCTGCTGGTGCAGCTCGGCCAAGGCCAGGTCACCCTCGCCCCCAGCCCAGGCGTGCCCTGCTGGCAACAACGCACACAAGCGGGATTGGCACAGGCTCTGAAGATACAGGCCCTTGCGTGGCTCGATCTCTGTCAGCACCGCCACATCGGCATGCTCGGACAACAGGGCAGCCAGCGTCTCCTGAGCGTTACCCAGGCGCAGATTGACCGTAATGCCGGGGTAGCGCTCGCGTAACTGCGCCAGCATGGGCATGACCCGGTGCGGGCCATCGGCAGCCACCTCCAGGCGCCCGGTCAGCAGTTGCTGGTTGGCTTCGAGCATGGCCTGTGCCTCTTCAGCCAGGCCGAACATGGCCCGGGTGATGGCCGCCAGCCGCGTGCCCTCTTCGGTCAATTCCACGCGCCGCGCCGTGCGCCGCAGCAAGGTGATCTGGTAGTGCTCCTCCAGAGCCTTGACGTGCCCGGTCACTGCCGGCTGGCTGATGAACAGGCGCTCGGCAGCACGGGTAAAGCTGCCCTCACGGGCCACTGCATCGAAGGCACGCAGCTGAAACAGGTTCATATTTATCGGCCTGACTTATAGCTGGGATAACAACAAACAATTTGATTGATGGAAGCGCGAATTGCAACCTAGGCCTCGTAGTTTCAGCCCACCGCTTGCGAGGAATAACGGAATGAGCAACGCCCCTATTCTGCTGACCCCAGGTCCCCTGACCACATCACTGCGCACCCGCCAAGCGATGCTGGTGGACTGGGGCTCCTGGGACCGCGACTTCAACCAGTTGACTGCCAGTGTCTGCGAGCAACTGCTGGCAATCATCGACGGCGCCGCCAGCCACCACTGCGTCCCCCTGCAAGGCAGTGGCACCTTTGCCGTGGAAGCGGCCATCGGCACCCTGGTGCCACGCGATGGCAAGGTCCTGGTGCTGATCAATGGGGCTTATGGCCAGCGGCTGGCGAAGATCTGCAACGTGCTGGGCCGCACCTACAGCACCTTCGAAACCGCCGAAGACCAACCGACCACCGCCGCCGATGTCGACCGCCTGCTGGCTGCCGACCCCGCCGTGACCCATGTGGCGTTGATCCACTGCGAAACCAGCACCGGCATCCTCAACCCGCTGCCCGAGATCGCCCAGGTGATCCAACGCCACGGCAAGCGCCTGATCATCGATGCCATGAGCTCGTTCGGCGCGCTGCCCATCGATGCCCGCGAAATCCCTTTCGAAGCGCTGATCGCCGCCTCCGGCAAGTGCCTGGAAGGCGTACCCGGCATGGGCTTCGTCTTCGCCGAAAAAGCCGCCCTGGCCGCTGCCGAGGGCAATGCCCATTCGCTGGCCATGGACCTGCACGACCAGCACGCCTACATGGCCAAGACCGGCCAATGGCGCTTTACCCCACCCACTCATGTGGTCGCGGCCCTGCACGAAGCCCTGCAGCAATACAACGAGGAAGGCGGCCTGCCGGCGCGCCACCGACGCTACGCCGACAACTGCAAGACCCTGCTCGACGGCATGGCCGCCATCGGCCTGCGCAGCTTCCTGCCCGCCGACATCCAGGCGCCGATCATCGTCACGTTCCACGCACCGAACGATGCCCGCTACCAGTTCAAGGACTTCTACGAGCGGGTCAAGGCCAAGGGCTTCATCCTCTACCCGGGCAAGCTGACCCAGGTCGAAACCTTCCGCGTCGGCTGCATCGGCGTGGTCGGTGCCGATGGCATGCAGGCCGCCGTGAATGCCGTGGCCGACGTGCTGCGGGAAATGGAAGTGCTGGACATCTGACCCTTTGCCCACCCGAATTCAGGAATTAGCGCACATGAAC harbors:
- a CDS encoding NEL-type E3 ubiquitin ligase domain-containing protein yields the protein MTSIALNPVTRHEQATDAFIAARLPDWLKRASQPQIAALRASLNAHHASQARLRGLTLTLEPLQQFAEKHLSAVLIKPLPAGMTLAGLEWLQVSPRIGTLPGTFQQTYRYSAARQNGLLRLMSNFGPDESFFQGTGLVPPGRDTLLTGTPEQLVETCRALDVGQLYQTELQRIFSATTQDILAQDKRSGLALAAQVATLKGDIDEQVQQALRKMVEGGGAHPDSGLHGYPGLLEMLGQRVADGLFIRLRDGVGNDRGVVVYLPSDPVQALRRFDSTEAMNTAMVAALQEKAYRDYFLQLISLRHRASVAGVLSGRLRDARPDLALKGATAPGDLFAALAAQQLQRVKDDARLLLVPTADADTAAARARHAAWHAAGLDLFNLAGLFIPVVGALLLGQLVAQTLGEVFEGVEDWVRGHQHEALEHMLGVAETVAATGVTAAAVSFLRSSFVDGLQPVNVGGRRGLLCSDDITAYASNPGTIALRDDGLYGDGNRRWMRRGQRYYEVQRSEPEAPYRLRHPGVDKAYGPTVLHNGERGWRLLRDQPQRWSDVRWMLDTLWPQHPVIDAQQAAQVLRVAGMDAEELRGVLVENRPAPVNLRETLRRFEAHARIESFFTRLASYSLATQDNALLEWCQARSASTDIDVLLRQRAALQGPLLEQLSTPPAVDDALLPLIKRDFAGLPQAYAQALATQASEGERFVATSAGHVTLGLANKARSLLRLARLNRTLEGLYLPASYCNDTGQLALTLLQGEMENNAGVSCEALSIELRDTGPHGRLLKAVGTAVDPFVRRIVVRKDGQFHLYDGLGRGLPFGPGNPASLYEMLAAVLAPEHRAALGMAQADAGPQLRQRLLARLPATHREVAELLQWPAQAQWFNPGRRLPDGRVGYPLSGRAEGDSRSFPARIRERLRQLYPGLDEAQLDQEQALLASGQRPAYERLVELEDDHDQLIRHLNRWSSAQLDARRRVLRRRVADAILRAWRLQGDWIYDDAGTATGQNLSLSGMLLNSLPDLPGVIDFHRVTRLSLQNSAVDLVPVDFLRPFTALTELDMSFNRLRNIPLGIAYLPQLQRLRLAHNQIRFNAQTVGVLQAMTALSHLDLSYNRLEHLYLDFNHFSAMTHLNLRHCRLGAWPSRLELCGQLVHCDLSDNQLREPPQALLAMPHAWRRGLVVDRNPLRRAQLQRLYVLDPIEEHGHLPESMARVDLPRARALWLGHVAETDQAARGLLWDGLVAEPGSASFFRILAWLEHTADYAPAIADGGRDALARDVWAALQAVESNPALRIRVFEVASQPVSCTDMVRDIFSDIHVRVLLAQAETDARDPTQRGRLMAFGRQLFRLDLVWQQASRAIMRLGAEGEHVGRSAVSLAYRVRLRERLDLPGQPRAMRYPDSAGVSDEQVNDVLAAVLASETIEALSQSLLSRLFWQTCLREQHRPLFEALNADYLQRRANLRVVRPPIPADQLRSQLADLDDQEQRDAERLLAGLTESYLHGLGRGDG
- a CDS encoding AraC family transcriptional regulator; translation: MSEKDTISMQLVREALLQTCPAGEPDAPLLARAGIDAGQLQAPDARVSAQAYARLWRLLARRCNDEFFAMDPRGLRSGSLAFLCRASMAQPTLGEGLETALAFLSLMLEDLQPSLVRQQGLAEIVINEPRDLPRRAFTYFTFWMIVHGVACWLAGRRIAILAIELRCAEPPYCDDYRVMFSQNLQFERPRTRMIISADCLDVPLRRSPEDLQRFLAEAPGNILVKYRDPASLAWRIRSDLLQLDPSHWPDADALARDLCLSPSTLRRRLAEEGQSYQVLKDSVRRELAIAWLSQAEAPMGEIAERLGFADGSSFYKAFRKWFGCNPGHYRALILARGAAG
- a CDS encoding LysR substrate-binding domain-containing protein, encoding MNLFQLRAFDAVAREGSFTRAAERLFISQPAVTGHVKALEEHYQITLLRRTARRVELTEEGTRLAAITRAMFGLAEEAQAMLEANQQLLTGRLEVAADGPHRVMPMLAQLRERYPGITVNLRLGNAQETLAALLSEHADVAVLTEIEPRKGLYLQSLCQSRLCALLPAGHAWAGGEGDLALAELHQQIMVLREPSSTTRRTFDKACATAGVQPRVQLELDSREAVTEAVASQLGIGVVSSTEVANDPRVVARPLGGQGLVNQHMVGCLERRRELRLIQAFLGLAASL
- a CDS encoding 2-aminoethylphosphonate--pyruvate transaminase, encoding MSNAPILLTPGPLTTSLRTRQAMLVDWGSWDRDFNQLTASVCEQLLAIIDGAASHHCVPLQGSGTFAVEAAIGTLVPRDGKVLVLINGAYGQRLAKICNVLGRTYSTFETAEDQPTTAADVDRLLAADPAVTHVALIHCETSTGILNPLPEIAQVIQRHGKRLIIDAMSSFGALPIDAREIPFEALIAASGKCLEGVPGMGFVFAEKAALAAAEGNAHSLAMDLHDQHAYMAKTGQWRFTPPTHVVAALHEALQQYNEEGGLPARHRRYADNCKTLLDGMAAIGLRSFLPADIQAPIIVTFHAPNDARYQFKDFYERVKAKGFILYPGKLTQVETFRVGCIGVVGADGMQAAVNAVADVLREMEVLDI